A single window of Grus americana isolate bGruAme1 chromosome 6, bGruAme1.mat, whole genome shotgun sequence DNA harbors:
- the STEAP3 gene encoding metalloreductase STEAP3 isoform X1, with protein sequence MLLPEDTTFSASSRQPNSTLPSVYRSGAVRLCEGWLQQANSFPVRGMSGGDMAKPLLGHRSMEGDPSITPAAGRTIGVLGSGDFARSLAIRLVCSGFKVVVGSRNPKRKAGLFPSAAEVTFQADAVKKTDVIFVAVFREHYSTLCDLADVLVGKILVDVSNNTEINHHKESNAEYLASLFPACTVVKGFNVISAWTLQSGARDGNKQVLICSNNQEAKRTVGEIAQVMGFTPVDMGCMSSASEIENIPLRLLPAWKIPIFLALGLFLCFFTYNLIRQVIHPYIREQKNKLYKIPIEVVNTTLPCVAYVMLSLVYLPGVLAACSQLYYGTKYRRFPDWLDQWLQHRKQIGLLSFFCAALHAVYSLCLPMRRSHRYQLIEMAVKQAVEKKMNIWVEEEVWRMEIYISVGIIALGLLSLLAITSLPSIANSLNWREFSFIQSTLGFIALVISTLHTLTYGWSRAFDENQYKFYLPPTYTLTLLVPCTVILAKVIFSLPCIQQRLLRIRRGWEKGRYVKFVLPSATGEYSSGETSSNV encoded by the exons GATGTCCGGAGGAGACATGGCCAAACCTCTCCTGGGCCATCGGAGCATGGAGGGTGACCCCAGCATCACGCCTGCGGCCGGACGCACTATCGGGGTGCTGGGGAGTGGGGACTTTGCACGGTCGTTGGCCATCCGCCTGGTGTGCTCCGGGTTCAAGGTGGTGGTCGGCAGCCGCAACCCGAAGCGCAAAGCTggcctcttcccttctgcagcaGAAGTCACCTTCCAGGCTGACGCAGTGAAGAAGACGGATGTCATTTTTGTGGCGGTTTTCAGGGAACATTACTCCACCCTCTGTGACCTGGCTGATGTGCTGGTAGGCAAGATCCTGGTGGATGTTAGTAACAACACCGAGATCAACCATCACAAAGAATCCAACGCCGAGTACTTGGCTTCCCTGTTCCCAGCCTGCACTGTGGTCAAGGGGTTTAACGTAATTTCTGCGTGGACGCTGCAGTCAGGTGCCAGGGATGGAAATAAGCAG GTTCTGATTTGCTCAAACAACCAAGAAGCCAAGCGCACTGTAGGAGAAATTGCTCAAGTCATGGGATTCACCCCTGTGGACATGGGCTGCATGTCATCGGCCTCTGAGATCGAGAACATTCCCCTGCGCCTCTTGCCAGCCTGGAAAATCCCCATCTTCTTGGCTCTGGGgctctttctttgcttcttcacTTACAACCTGATCCGGCAGGTCATCCACCCTTACATCAGGGAGCAGAAGAACAAGTTGTACAAGATCCCCATCGAGGTGGTCAACACGACGCTGCCTTGCGTGGCTTACGTCATGCTGTCTCTCGTCTACCTGCCCGGGGTGCTGGCAGCCTGCTCGCAGCTCTACTATGGCACCAAATACAGGCGCTTTCCAGATTGGCTCGACCAGTGGCTCCAGCACCGAAAGCAGATTGGTCTCCTCAGCTTCTTCTGTGCGGCTTTGCATGCCGTGTACAGCCTCTGTCTGCCCATGCGCCGCTCCCACCGCTACCAGTTAATTGAGATGGCCGTCAAGCAG GCTGTGGAGAAGAAGATGAATATCTGGGTAGAGGAGGAAGTCTGGAGGATGGAGATCTATATCTCTGTTGGAATAATTGCCCTGGGCTTGCTGTCGTTACTTGCCATCACTTCACTTCCATCCATCGCAAACTCTCTCAACTGGAGGGAATTCAGTTTCATTCAG TCAACCCTTGGATTTATTGCCTTGGTAATCAGCACTCTGCACACACTCACGTATGGATGGTCGAGGGCCTTCGATGAGAACCAGTACAAATTCTACCTGCCTCCGACCTACACCCTCACGCTGCTTGTTCCATGTACTGTGATTCTAGCAAAAGTCATCTTCAGTTTGCCCTGCATCCAACAAAGACTTCTGCGAAtcaggaggggctgggagaaggggagatATGTGAAGTTTGTTCTGCCCAGCGCAACAGGGGAATATTCAAGTGGGGAGACCTCTAGCAATGTCTAA
- the STEAP3 gene encoding metalloreductase STEAP3 isoform X2: MFLQGLQLEHSQTASHRNQLGYPPVPEMSGGDMAKPLLGHRSMEGDPSITPAAGRTIGVLGSGDFARSLAIRLVCSGFKVVVGSRNPKRKAGLFPSAAEVTFQADAVKKTDVIFVAVFREHYSTLCDLADVLVGKILVDVSNNTEINHHKESNAEYLASLFPACTVVKGFNVISAWTLQSGARDGNKQVLICSNNQEAKRTVGEIAQVMGFTPVDMGCMSSASEIENIPLRLLPAWKIPIFLALGLFLCFFTYNLIRQVIHPYIREQKNKLYKIPIEVVNTTLPCVAYVMLSLVYLPGVLAACSQLYYGTKYRRFPDWLDQWLQHRKQIGLLSFFCAALHAVYSLCLPMRRSHRYQLIEMAVKQAVEKKMNIWVEEEVWRMEIYISVGIIALGLLSLLAITSLPSIANSLNWREFSFIQSTLGFIALVISTLHTLTYGWSRAFDENQYKFYLPPTYTLTLLVPCTVILAKVIFSLPCIQQRLLRIRRGWEKGRYVKFVLPSATGEYSSGETSSNV, translated from the exons GATGTCCGGAGGAGACATGGCCAAACCTCTCCTGGGCCATCGGAGCATGGAGGGTGACCCCAGCATCACGCCTGCGGCCGGACGCACTATCGGGGTGCTGGGGAGTGGGGACTTTGCACGGTCGTTGGCCATCCGCCTGGTGTGCTCCGGGTTCAAGGTGGTGGTCGGCAGCCGCAACCCGAAGCGCAAAGCTggcctcttcccttctgcagcaGAAGTCACCTTCCAGGCTGACGCAGTGAAGAAGACGGATGTCATTTTTGTGGCGGTTTTCAGGGAACATTACTCCACCCTCTGTGACCTGGCTGATGTGCTGGTAGGCAAGATCCTGGTGGATGTTAGTAACAACACCGAGATCAACCATCACAAAGAATCCAACGCCGAGTACTTGGCTTCCCTGTTCCCAGCCTGCACTGTGGTCAAGGGGTTTAACGTAATTTCTGCGTGGACGCTGCAGTCAGGTGCCAGGGATGGAAATAAGCAG GTTCTGATTTGCTCAAACAACCAAGAAGCCAAGCGCACTGTAGGAGAAATTGCTCAAGTCATGGGATTCACCCCTGTGGACATGGGCTGCATGTCATCGGCCTCTGAGATCGAGAACATTCCCCTGCGCCTCTTGCCAGCCTGGAAAATCCCCATCTTCTTGGCTCTGGGgctctttctttgcttcttcacTTACAACCTGATCCGGCAGGTCATCCACCCTTACATCAGGGAGCAGAAGAACAAGTTGTACAAGATCCCCATCGAGGTGGTCAACACGACGCTGCCTTGCGTGGCTTACGTCATGCTGTCTCTCGTCTACCTGCCCGGGGTGCTGGCAGCCTGCTCGCAGCTCTACTATGGCACCAAATACAGGCGCTTTCCAGATTGGCTCGACCAGTGGCTCCAGCACCGAAAGCAGATTGGTCTCCTCAGCTTCTTCTGTGCGGCTTTGCATGCCGTGTACAGCCTCTGTCTGCCCATGCGCCGCTCCCACCGCTACCAGTTAATTGAGATGGCCGTCAAGCAG GCTGTGGAGAAGAAGATGAATATCTGGGTAGAGGAGGAAGTCTGGAGGATGGAGATCTATATCTCTGTTGGAATAATTGCCCTGGGCTTGCTGTCGTTACTTGCCATCACTTCACTTCCATCCATCGCAAACTCTCTCAACTGGAGGGAATTCAGTTTCATTCAG TCAACCCTTGGATTTATTGCCTTGGTAATCAGCACTCTGCACACACTCACGTATGGATGGTCGAGGGCCTTCGATGAGAACCAGTACAAATTCTACCTGCCTCCGACCTACACCCTCACGCTGCTTGTTCCATGTACTGTGATTCTAGCAAAAGTCATCTTCAGTTTGCCCTGCATCCAACAAAGACTTCTGCGAAtcaggaggggctgggagaaggggagatATGTGAAGTTTGTTCTGCCCAGCGCAACAGGGGAATATTCAAGTGGGGAGACCTCTAGCAATGTCTAA
- the STEAP3 gene encoding metalloreductase STEAP3 isoform X3 codes for MSGGDMAKPLLGHRSMEGDPSITPAAGRTIGVLGSGDFARSLAIRLVCSGFKVVVGSRNPKRKAGLFPSAAEVTFQADAVKKTDVIFVAVFREHYSTLCDLADVLVGKILVDVSNNTEINHHKESNAEYLASLFPACTVVKGFNVISAWTLQSGARDGNKQVLICSNNQEAKRTVGEIAQVMGFTPVDMGCMSSASEIENIPLRLLPAWKIPIFLALGLFLCFFTYNLIRQVIHPYIREQKNKLYKIPIEVVNTTLPCVAYVMLSLVYLPGVLAACSQLYYGTKYRRFPDWLDQWLQHRKQIGLLSFFCAALHAVYSLCLPMRRSHRYQLIEMAVKQAVEKKMNIWVEEEVWRMEIYISVGIIALGLLSLLAITSLPSIANSLNWREFSFIQSTLGFIALVISTLHTLTYGWSRAFDENQYKFYLPPTYTLTLLVPCTVILAKVIFSLPCIQQRLLRIRRGWEKGRYVKFVLPSATGEYSSGETSSNV; via the exons ATGTCCGGAGGAGACATGGCCAAACCTCTCCTGGGCCATCGGAGCATGGAGGGTGACCCCAGCATCACGCCTGCGGCCGGACGCACTATCGGGGTGCTGGGGAGTGGGGACTTTGCACGGTCGTTGGCCATCCGCCTGGTGTGCTCCGGGTTCAAGGTGGTGGTCGGCAGCCGCAACCCGAAGCGCAAAGCTggcctcttcccttctgcagcaGAAGTCACCTTCCAGGCTGACGCAGTGAAGAAGACGGATGTCATTTTTGTGGCGGTTTTCAGGGAACATTACTCCACCCTCTGTGACCTGGCTGATGTGCTGGTAGGCAAGATCCTGGTGGATGTTAGTAACAACACCGAGATCAACCATCACAAAGAATCCAACGCCGAGTACTTGGCTTCCCTGTTCCCAGCCTGCACTGTGGTCAAGGGGTTTAACGTAATTTCTGCGTGGACGCTGCAGTCAGGTGCCAGGGATGGAAATAAGCAG GTTCTGATTTGCTCAAACAACCAAGAAGCCAAGCGCACTGTAGGAGAAATTGCTCAAGTCATGGGATTCACCCCTGTGGACATGGGCTGCATGTCATCGGCCTCTGAGATCGAGAACATTCCCCTGCGCCTCTTGCCAGCCTGGAAAATCCCCATCTTCTTGGCTCTGGGgctctttctttgcttcttcacTTACAACCTGATCCGGCAGGTCATCCACCCTTACATCAGGGAGCAGAAGAACAAGTTGTACAAGATCCCCATCGAGGTGGTCAACACGACGCTGCCTTGCGTGGCTTACGTCATGCTGTCTCTCGTCTACCTGCCCGGGGTGCTGGCAGCCTGCTCGCAGCTCTACTATGGCACCAAATACAGGCGCTTTCCAGATTGGCTCGACCAGTGGCTCCAGCACCGAAAGCAGATTGGTCTCCTCAGCTTCTTCTGTGCGGCTTTGCATGCCGTGTACAGCCTCTGTCTGCCCATGCGCCGCTCCCACCGCTACCAGTTAATTGAGATGGCCGTCAAGCAG GCTGTGGAGAAGAAGATGAATATCTGGGTAGAGGAGGAAGTCTGGAGGATGGAGATCTATATCTCTGTTGGAATAATTGCCCTGGGCTTGCTGTCGTTACTTGCCATCACTTCACTTCCATCCATCGCAAACTCTCTCAACTGGAGGGAATTCAGTTTCATTCAG TCAACCCTTGGATTTATTGCCTTGGTAATCAGCACTCTGCACACACTCACGTATGGATGGTCGAGGGCCTTCGATGAGAACCAGTACAAATTCTACCTGCCTCCGACCTACACCCTCACGCTGCTTGTTCCATGTACTGTGATTCTAGCAAAAGTCATCTTCAGTTTGCCCTGCATCCAACAAAGACTTCTGCGAAtcaggaggggctgggagaaggggagatATGTGAAGTTTGTTCTGCCCAGCGCAACAGGGGAATATTCAAGTGGGGAGACCTCTAGCAATGTCTAA